Within the Epinephelus lanceolatus isolate andai-2023 chromosome 9, ASM4190304v1, whole genome shotgun sequence genome, the region ATACTGTTTAAACATGGAAACTTTTTGACAAAATTGAAAAGTTTTTTGGAAAAGCTGAAGTGCCATCTCATCTGTTTGCCTCTTTCACAGCCATTGTTATTATAGCCACATGCATTCTGCAGAGACCCGCAATACTCTGCCTGATTGGCTGGGACTCGTCCTCTGGGTAAAAACAATAACGCTGCCAGAGTGCGCTCGGTAGACAATGGCAAGCCCGCTAGCTAAGAAAGCTCAAGTAAAAGTTTGGGCATTTCAGCTCTTGTGGACAGAGGAGCAGGCTTTTGTGTGTCAGAAGGACTTTAGGTCTTAAAAATGTCCTTTGCCAAACATCATGTGTGTCAAACAACATTTAAAGACCATCCACGAGAAAACTTTAAGGACGaccttttaaatgtgctttgtcCAGCTATGTTTTAAAGACACCACAGTATTTAGCATTGCGCTTGACGCGCAGAGCATGGATGTGAATGAAACATTACTTTTAGCAGTCATGGCAAGATACTGTGATTTGACTGTGAGGGAGGAGCTCTGCTGCTGAACAGCAATGCCTCAAACAACAAAAGGTGAAGACATAGCAGTTTGTATGGAGCATTTTGAGGACAGAGGGATTGATGTTGTAGTGATTAACGTGAAAATTTTAAAATGGTGCTTCGTATCAAAAAGGTTGCTGAGCCCTGCTCTAAACTCTTCTGTTAAACTTTTTGAAACCATCTTCTTGTGGACAAAACCTGTAccttaataaaaaagtttacacagttcatttcagttttatagTCTGATCATTTAAGTTCAAGTCTTTGAGCAGTCTCTGAGTGTTTAAAAGACAATACTAAAGCACCAAATCAGTCCCAAAAACACTGCACATCAAAAGAAATATTACCCAAAATGTGGTTAAGCTGATCCAAGTAGTGCTTCCCAGGAAAAATGGGCCTGTTGGACAACATCTCAGCCAGGATGCAACCAACTGACCAAATGTCTATGGACTTGGTATAGCCCTGAAAGTGAGGGGCACAAAGACACAGTCATGATTACAGTACATTTACAGACAATATGATAACAATTACAACTGGTTGACTATGTCATACACGGTATTATCACAGCATGAATGCAAACAGAAGTAAGTCAAGTCTAGTTGGgcccattctcggaacccatcggctgtattcggcgtctgacttccggcagacggcgatacagcctctgggggcagacccctgatttttttggcattccagtttgaggaggcgaatttccgtttctgacttccctttatatttaagtaaatatgatgaaccattgcaatggattcagagtttgcagtgacgccaattatgttccgcctcgttagttcaccgcacggagcatttaacctggcaacaactgcagccggctcaaacgcgattgatcaatatcacgcagactacaaacagcctaagaataagaataagaataaataGCCTAAGAATACAGGACCTTCATTATGGCAGTGTTAGTGCCtcattcttcttttttcttaaaaaagtaTTAGATTATCTGCAGGAGTCAAAAAGCAAAATTTAAGATTTAGGGTAGAATACAAAAACCTAAGAGAGCTCTACTGCAACCTAAAATCAAACTAAAAACACAACTACTgtagggtaaaaaaaaaaacccaacatacTGCATCAGCATAGTCAAAATGATTTCCTATcatatttaatatattaaaaaaatgcaggaCTATGATATCAAACAAAGGTTTTAACCAAAAGTATCCCGGCCATATGTTAAAAAAACCAGCAGCTGAAATACACGGGGCATGGGCGTGGGGAAACACACCTGCCACAGCATGTCCACAGCAGAGCGTGTCCATTATAATCAACTGAAACTGCTACACTGACCACCTATGCCGTGCTTCTGAACGCTATTTGcacatatattttcttttttttttcctctgcgcACAGCTACGTggccctccaacaggtaaaactaaaaaaacagagtgaaaaacaagTAAAATCTGTTTAAAATATGTATGAGATTAATACCTCATTATATCAGAGGCAATGTGATGCAGCAGAGCAATattatgtttttacatttcacattaaaatcaaatcaatgcaTCCTGTTGTTAAAACAATCCAGTTAATTAATTCAGTACCAGACCATGTAGCCTACACTTCCAAACTCCCTGCATAACCAACTACATTATCACTTGGCAAAACTCTGCACATGCTACAAAGACAAAGTCAGTGTAGCaagtaaaaaaaaccctctctGCCATGCTCATGTGACACATCACCTCAATGCCCCATGTATTCCAGCTTTAACAtggcaaaacaaagaaacaacaacaacaacaacaacaacaaaaacatgtcagcATTTCTACAGCAGGCGAGGAAACTCACCTTGGAGTTAAGCATGATCTCAGGTGCTCGGTACCAACGAGTGGCTACATACTCTGTTAGGAAACCAGTGTGATCGTGGTCAGGGTCAGCCACACGAGCCAAACCAAAATCACAGATCTGCAGAGAGATGAGTGACAATACAATTAATGACTGTAACATGAGAGGATACGAGACCTTAATATGATGGAGGTCATTTCATTGACGACTTAAAGCCCTTTACAGGTTGGAAATGCCATTCAGAGCCTTTATAGGAATGGTTTGCATGGTTGTTTTGCACTTGTCAGAGGAATATATTTTGCTAATATTGATCTTTATTGTGGTTTAAattttcagtgtttctctgcCAACATTTAGACAACCATGGAAGACTACATTTTAACCTATAAACAATTAAATTTAGGCTTAAGAGGCCGAATGCTGCAAGGTTTGGCAAGAACATCAACCAATctcaaatatgaaaatatggATCATCAGTGACTGAAAATAAGCCAAATGTAATTCCTCTTTGAGACACTACCTTGAGATCACAGGTGGTGTTGAGCAGAAGGTTGGAGGGCTTCAGGTCGCGGTGCAAGACGTTGGCAGAGTGGATGTACTTCAGCCCTCGTAGGATCTGGTAGAGAAAGTAGCAGATGTGGTCGTTGCTCAGGTGTTGAGTCTTCAGGAGCTTGTACAGGTCTGTCTCCATGAGATCCTGGACAATATATCTGCACAGCGCCAGGTTAAAGAACTTCTGCTTTAAAACAGTGGAAAACACACTCCTTGTAAAAGCGATAAAATTACATTACTTTGTCCTGTTCATACAATTCACAATTTTTCCCCATCTGAGGCCACATAGGTATGTCCCACAAAATAAGACCTCTGGGTCTCCAACAGGGCTGGGTGACAAACCAGCTTAATTTCAGTCATATCAGAATGTTTGATAAATTCATTCCTTTATACTGGCTGCCATTCAACAACGTTTCAATCCATGACTTGTTTACTTTTACTGCCCAGCTCTTGGATCCAAACTACATTTAGGTTTTACTGCCACACTCAAACTGGACTTTGTTAGCatttcaaacaaaataaaataaaccttgCATGATTTAGCTCAGACAATTATCCTAATCTTTTTGTTCCTGCAGGCTGGCAGTGCCATGAAAAGACAGCCAAACTTTGTTAGTGTTTTGGGCAACCTCTAAACTCAGTCAAATCTCAGTACCTGAGGTGTTATGGTggttaaagctggggtaggcaaggggtttttttggagcgctatttggggaaaaaaaaaatcagaatcatTTCAGTATATTTCAATTAAAGTATTCTGAGAGAAAACTACActcctgcacctcctcttggctccaTGACAGGACACTCTGGCTAATCACAGGTCATTGcagagagagggcgttcctaCTGGCTGTTCCACAAATGCAGATATGCGTGCCATCCCTTCTGTTAAAGCCTCATGTAATGACAAAAAATCCTGCAAAGacagttgctattccagcattggcaacaactgcttcaactgcaaagcaacccaaaaacaGAAGATGGACTtatcaaaaaaagacaaaaaaaaggcaataaaatgtgtcaatatcgGCAAAGCATTTTAGAGATGGAGAGATAATGTTGCTCACAGTTTAGCCTTTTGCTAACTGCAGCAGCTTCAcgttcatgtttatgtagccAGTGTTAGATAGAGCCACAAATCATAGTTTGTcatctaaaaagggctttgcAGGCCCACAAGTTTGCAAAGAAAACAGGACGATAATTCTTATGAAATCGCTGCTATATAACGTCATCATGATCACTATCGCAACTGGGATGACTGAAACAAATGAATAGCACTCGTACAGGTTTCTGCATGAACTGTGGGCACGTGCCCATGCTCATTGATGGGACgggatgggttttttttttagccttttcCAGAAAAATGCCATCGCAAGATTTAAATGAGCTGGTGCTCTTGTAGCTACAATGTACTGAGACCATGTTTGGCCTTCCCTAAATAACCAGGTGACAGAAAGCTCATCTCTGTGTAGGAGAGATATTTTATCTTGAAgggtttattgttttgtttctgatCTGGCAAGCAGGAAGCAGTGAGCTGAGTAGCTGCAGGCTTCGGCAACAGCCATTTCTTTTAACTGAGGCAGAGTGTAAAACTACACACACTGCGTTATGAAACTGACAGTAACTATCCACTCTACCAGTTTGCTACTGTTGCTGCTGGGCTACAGTGAAGAGCGTCTCTGCCAAATATATGGTGACAGGTGGttattatgtaataaaacacaaCGAAACCCTCTACTCAACTACAACTGCTGGAGTGTAAGACCAACTTCACTGGTAacacaaaaagtaattttaaatGTTGGAAGTATATTAGAATCAATGCACAAATATGTGTAGAAATACAAATACTTGGGAACATGCTATAAACAACCTCAAAATGGCAAGAAAAGACTATTAATGCCATTATGGACTAACCTGAAGATGAAAAATTAAACTGCAGACACAAGGAAATACTTTCTTTTGTGCACCAGACTGTCGTGATGAAGAAGGAGCTGAgtcagaaggcaaagctttagATTTATCAGTCAATCTACactccaaccctcacctatggtcatgtgCTTGGGGTAGcgaacaaatgaatgaatgaaatcgCAGATCCAAGCAGACGAAATTAGTTTCTTCCACAAGgcggctgggctcagccttagagaaaGAGTGAgcagctcagacatccagagggagctcagagtagagccgctgctccttcgcaatGAAAgaagccagttgaggtggttcaggcgcaggcacgtccaactggtaggaggcccttgggcagacccagaacatgctagAGGGATTATGTATCTTATCTGGCCTGGAAACGCCTTGAAATCCTCCTGGAGGAGCTGTAAAGCATTACtgtggggagagggatgtctggagtacTTGGGGCAGCAAGCTGAGCAAACAACATGGCCCCAGATacatggatgaaaatggatgaatggatggatataATTTTTCACTGCACCATTTGGTGTATTCACACTTTTTTGACGGCCCTTCTGCTGCGGTTAACTTCGCCCAAAAGCAATTTGACATCAACCACTGCAGCATTATCTGTTTTATGACAGTTTAAATATGTGTTATAATGTAATTTGAGCTGACTTGCCCTTTAATTTTCTCAAGAACTGAACAGTACAATTATTGTGAATTTCACACGGTCAGTCGGGGTCAGATCACATTAAAATTCTCAGCAAACCTCTGaaagaaaacattcatttaatttaagaGACTTTAAAAATGAGGACATACAATATCATTTGAGCTGAATTCTCTGTATAGTAATGTTCAGTAAAAATACTTCAAATTTTATACATTCATAGAAGCATTTTGTACAGCTTCTCAGCAAGCCTTACATGGAAACATGTTTATCATATGAGGACTTCTTCGCTGACGTTAAtatatgatgtgtttttggccaCTCTAAATAGCACAAATAGACACGcctcaaaattaaaacagtgGCTGGCTTGACTGGgtgctgttttatttgttattctACTGTGTGCATGAGAAACCTAGGGGTGTCTGAGTGCTCTCATCTGAGACTATGAGGGCTGGCAGCCCTGAACAACATATTTTCTGTACTGAGTTACATGCACCGATGCATGTAGACTTGAGAACTAGGTGCACAGCTCAAATTTTGCATGCACTACCTTACATATGCATGTGGTATCTTGAGGCTTGCACATAAAATACATTGGAACACATCTAAATCAATCAAGGGAAGTGTACATAAAAGGATACACGTCCTTCATCTGATCAATCGTTGGTGTGCGGATGATGTCGTTGATGCTGATGATGTTCTCATGTTTGAAGCGGAGAAGGATTTTGATCTCTCTCAGGGTGCGTTGGCAGTACGTCTGGTGCTCAAAAGGGCTGATCTTCTTAATGGCCACACGGATCTTGTTGTCCCGGTCATAGGCAGAGCTGGATgatcaaaaaaacaaagacaaaagcaaTCAATCAGACATGAATGTTGAAGGagcaaaatacttaaaaaacattaaaacactgtCAGTACAGCATTATCAAAACTAAATTTTTCCCCATTCAATCTAGTGTCGCCTCCTCTGAACCAGGAACAGTGATACTTAAGTTTTAAATTcctgttttgtgtatttttactcATCTGCACAGCTGAAGCCTGTCTCACTAATACCCACAATCCTTGCTCCAGATATCTCTTCAATAGGTGCCAATAATGCCAGTTTCCATGTGGTTCGGGTACTACTCCAAGCTGCATCGTGAGCAAATGTGCTAACTGCTTTAAGTCAAGTCCATAAAACAAAGAAAGGTGCACCAAAAGTTGCTAAGTTTCATGACATTTTGGAGCTTCTCTGATTTATACAAACTGCAATAAGCACTCGTGGCAGTTCCTTCTTTCACTATGACCCTTTGTAATATGTTTAAATGATCCACTGAACTGAAAAgaccagaaaaaataaataatatcttCCTGTGCAGACAAAGTTttactgagcagcagcagtcggGCGGCTTCCTGTGGTTTTCCAGTGGaaagcttttaatgtgaagtaGCAACGGCAGGAAATGTTCGGGTTGCATTAGCAGTATCTTAACACTACAAATAAACCTCTGATACAGTGTGGAGCAGAAAAGAATAAGGCTACCGCACTATCTGTTAGAAGAGAAATAAAAGTAGGAATGTAGCAGTCAAACAAAACTCCCATCCGTAAAATCTTATTCTACGGAAGAGCTAGTCAAGTACTGATAACTGAAAATTTAGCACACAAATTCATGACACACAGCTCAGTTAAGTTTAGAGATCATCCCTGCTTGATCCAGTTACCAAGCATGTCCACAATATTGCAGATCAGCTGAGAGGATGCAGTGAAATAACTTTGGATCAAGACGTGCCACTGCTCAACACACCATAGTGCATCTAAAGTGTGTTGCACTGTGTCAGAGGGAAAGAGACAAAGGAGCTTGATCAAGATAAGCTCACCTCACTCTGGTTTCCCACACCTTTTATGAGTCCATGTGCAAAGTATGACGCAACGTAAAACTGTAGTTGTGACAATGGATCATACTTTGTTTGGACTGGAGCTTAAGAGGTaacatttgaaaataatgtgtttataaatgtgactattttaaatgtatgctcaaacaaaaagacagagaagTATCTGGTAAATCTATATCAACTGCAGATATTCTTTATCAATATCACTCTCAGTAATGCCAGTGACAATTCATCTGGTTGATTGAATATGAATGTTAGCAGGCAGCTCATCTCCAATTTGCGATATTGGCATCTGTAATCACATACAGGATATAAAGTATGTTTGCATGCATGGGATGCCTGAGTCGGGTGGATCTCACACTAAAGCCAGACCGGCAGAAGGGGCAATAAGTTAATGCACAGAGCTGAGGAGGTATGTGCCTTACACTCCACAACAGATAGCAGGAGTCAGATTTTGCTTGTCATGTGACCAGAATGATGCAAACAACGCACCAAGCATTGTAGTGCCATACAATGTCTATGGaaagctgcggcggctgctccAAGCTGCGGCCTTTTGATTCTGCAGTGAGACGCGGCCAAACTAAAAGTTGGGATAGttaattttgagctgcaaattTCTGCCAGAGAATACCCATTTCCAATTCCTCCgtccacataaaaatgtaattgttGCGGTGAGctgctgcttggtgtgtttATGGCGTAAGGAAAGCTGACCTAAAAGGCAATGGCGTTTTATAAATATTTCAGATTTAAACATCAATACTAATAGGGAACCTCACAATGTTAACAAGGGAAAAGGAACTGGTTAAATTGCAAGAAGTTGGAGGTGAGTAGCTCTTCATCTAATAGTTCAATGTGGCTGCTTCTTGTTCCTTTACTTGCTGCATGTTTCAAACTGATCCACTGCCCAAAAAAAATGCTAGAAATGGCCACTGTCTTATTTTGCAGATGCATTTTTTGATAAACGATGGCAGTAGTGCTAACGTTAGTGACAAACACACCGCATTTTATGAGTACTACatagtaaaagtaaaatattatgCATGTTTCGCCAGTTAAATGCTTTTActgtgaagctgcagcagtatGAAATGTTGGGGTTGCATTAGCATAACTTTATACAGCGATCTACTGACACTGAGCGTCATCgacaaacattttttcttgtaaaatgtCCAGTGTGATCGGTAACACCGATGGGAAAAGGTCCTCACATTGGCATCCCTagaatgtgatttaaaaagaaTATCAAGATAAAGGGTATTATGGCATtttgacacacacaaaactccTGTGTATGATCAGGGGTATACAGGAAGAAAAATTCCAGCATGCCCTTTGGCATTAAGAGGAGGCATAAATCAAACTGTCTGCTGGTCCTTCCTTTTACTAATTTGCATCAACAAGTTTTAACGTGTTCCATGATCCCTAAGGTCTTTTGAGAGCATTAGATTTTTGTTTACTCTGCTTGCTTTTAATTGTTTTCCGTTGTGCCACCGTGCTGAGCcggcattttcttttttagcaG harbors:
- the mapk1 gene encoding mitogen-activated protein kinase 1; translated protein: MATAAVSAPAGCGPSPGSGTELVRGQAFDVGPRYSNLSYIGEGAYGMVCSAYDRDNKIRVAIKKISPFEHQTYCQRTLREIKILLRFKHENIISINDIIRTPTIDQMKDVYIVQDLMETDLYKLLKTQHLSNDHICYFLYQILRGLKYIHSANVLHRDLKPSNLLLNTTCDLKICDFGLARVADPDHDHTGFLTEYVATRWYRAPEIMLNSKGYTKSIDIWSVGCILAEMLSNRPIFPGKHYLDQLNHILGILGSPSQEDLNCIINIKARNYLLSLPLRCKVPWNRLFPNADPKALDLLDKMLTFNPHKRIEVEEALAHPYLEQYYDPTDEPVAEAPFKFDMELDDLPKETLKELIFEETARFQPGFRS